One genomic window of Camelina sativa cultivar DH55 chromosome 5, Cs, whole genome shotgun sequence includes the following:
- the LOC104785185 gene encoding F-box protein At5g07610-like — protein sequence MVLTCAQRIKRMRLEKQPLELSRAEKTDTWKVVDVEDLFMAILSRVSAKSLLSFKTLSKHWYGSLGTKYFYELQLEQSRKNPTFIVCPAMEAAMKLYLMDAKSFNRSLLNTIDPSQRSHEDFMYMISSFNGLICCVNLFCDEDVESKFCDLQIWICNPCTRETLLLPQGRPSFDFVPSVGVAYGSDISDYRIFRIFCVGKKIPEERRGVMGYCFRDGRIIPEYRYALAYECEVYSSSNGSWQNIGSVPCVPMRSGLSPFRTAHIFVGGKIYWLVSLDEPGEILSVDLEGRFQVLNLPEYEDVINEEDKITEATYLIIFQGSLGLLVLHPGKMDIWVLKDNWVLEFRIDTPIRDEELVCSVTVLKNKIICVTETHWRIYDVETKIWRKRRGPRTGFWNPAVFPFTESILPCNGGVGL from the exons ATGGTCCTAACTTGTGCTCAGCGTATCAAGCGGATGAGATTAGAGAAACAGCCTCTCGAGCTATCTAGAGCAGAGAAAACAGATACATGGAAGGTTGTAGATGTAGAGGACCTCTTTATGGCAATCCTATCTCGTGTCTCTGCCAAATCTCTCTTGTCTTTTAAGACACTTAGTAAGCATTGGTATGGATCCCTTggtactaaatatttttatgagCTGCAGTTAGAGCAATCAAGGAAGAATCCCACGTTCATTGTCTGTCCTGCTATGGAGGCAGCAATGAAGTTGTATTTGATGGATGCAAAGAGTTTTAACCGTTCCTTGCTCAACACTATTGATCCATCTCAAAGAAGCCACGAGGACTTCATGTACATGATTTCATCATTTAACGGACTCATCTGCTGCGTGAATTTGTTTTGTGACGAAGACGTAGAAAGCAAGTTCTGTGATCTGCAGATATGGATATGCAACCCTTGTACAAGGGAGACTCTCCTTCTTCCCCAAGGGAGACCATCGTTTGACTTTGTGCCAAGTGTTGGAGTGGCTTATGGCTCCGACATCAGTGACTACAGAATTTTCCGTATATTCTGCGTTGGAAAGAAAATCCCTGAAGAAAGAAGGGGTGTGATGGGATATTGTTTCCGAGATGGTCGAATCATTCCAGAATACCGTTACGCTTTAGCCTATGAATGTGAGGTGTATTCGTCCAGCAATGGTTCTTGGCAAAACATCGGCTCTGTGCCTTGTGTTCCTATGCGTTCTGGTCTTAGCCCATTCAGAACTGCTCATATTTTTGTTGGAGGTAAAATATATTGGCTAGTGTCTTTAGATGAGCCAGGTGAGATCCTATCAGTGGATTTGGAAGGAAGATTCCAGGTTCTAAACTTGCCCGAGTATGAAGATGTTATAAACGAAGAAGACAAGATCACAGAGGCGACTTATCTGATCATCTTTCAAGGATCTCTTGGATTGCTTGTTCTACATCCAGGCAAGATGGATATTTGGGTTCTGAAAGACAATTGGGTTCTTGAATTCAGGATTGATACTCCAATTAGAGATGAAGAACTGGTTTGTTCTGTAACTGTATTAAAGAACAAGATCATATGTGTGACTGAGACACACTGGCGTATTTATGATGTGGAGACTAAAATCTGGAGGAAGAGAAGGGGCCCTCGTACTGGATTTTGGAATCCTGCTGTTTTCCCATTCACGGAAAGCATTCTTCCAT GTAATGGTGGTGTAGGACTGTAG
- the LOC104785186 gene encoding non-functional pseudokinase ZED1-like, giving the protein MFWWRRKKHEVNERQRMFMKNGSLLLEEVIAISDDAKSNPIKNFSADQIIEATNNFSRGNLVRIDRYRHYRGVLDGRVVLIKKWAYGGSIYSEKIYRDLAVSSMVSGHKNFLKLLGCCLEFAYPVLVCEYAEVITRSLRGTRCPIDPALTWSMRIVIAKEIANALSYLHTAFSRTLVHKDIEPCQIFLDNNGTPKLGEFCNCVFIPIGETFKEFV; this is encoded by the coding sequence ATGTTTTGGTGGAGAAGGAAAAAGCATGAAGTCAACGAACGACAGAGAATGTTTATGAAAAATGGGAGTTTACTACTTGAAGAGGTCATTGCGATCAGTGATGATGCTAAATCTAATCCTATCAAAAATTTCTCAGCTGATCAGATCATAGAAGCCACTAACAACTTCAGCCGCGGTAATCTTGTTCGCATCGATAGATACCGACACTACAGAGGTGTGCTTGATGGACGTGTCGTGCTTATCAAGAAATGGGCCTATGGCGGATCAATTTACTCTGAGAAGATATACCGCGACTTAGCGGTTTCATCAATGGTGAGTGGTCACAAAAACTTCCTCAAACTGTTGGGATGTTGCCTAGAATTCGCTTACCCGGTTCTAGTTTGCGAATATGCAGAGGTCATTACTCGTAGCCTAAGAGGAACAAGATGTCCGATTGATCCAGCTTTAACATGGAGTATGAGAATTGTTATAGCAAAGGAGATTGCAAACGCTTTAAGTTACCTTCACACGGCGTTTTCAAGAACTTTAGTCCATAAAGATATAGAACCTTGTCAGATTTTCTTGGATAATAATGGAACACCAAAGTTGGGTGAGTTTTGCAACTGTGTTTTCATTCCAATAGGCGAAACATTCAAAGAGTTTGTCTGA